The DNA region TCATGCCCCGGCCTGAGTACCTACTACATACGCTAGAAAAAGAACGAGAGAATAGCGCGATCAGTGCAATGCCCAGAATGAATTGTAGAACTATATAAAGCAGAGATGATTTTTGGCCTCTTAATTCTCGCATTCCCGAATCCGAATATAGGGAGAAAGTAAATCTGCCATCATAGATAGTTCTAAAAAAAATCATACTGTCAATAAAGCAATAATTTCCAAAGTTGAACTCGATTACGCCATCTAAATCCGAAACGAACAAGAAgacgaaaagaagaaagaaaaagcagCGCCAGGGGCGAACAGAAAAGGGGCAATTGGAATTCAAGCGATAAGCTAACGCCAAACGACGAAAAACTCGCAGACGATCCAAGATAACCCCCAAAAGATCCAGATTtctatacaatttttttttaaaaaaaaaaaaaaaagatgatgaTCGAAAGAAGCCATACTTACCAGATACAGGCGATCAAAAAATCGGCGCCGGATTGAGACAAATCGAGAagctcctcaaagaattcctccGATTGGAGGTTTTAGGGTTTGAATCGGGAAGGTAAAGAGGGATTTTGGCGATCGTAATGAGCAAGAATCGTTCGATGCGCTTCGGTTCGTCGAGCAAGACGACGTTAATAGCCGGCGGAGCAAGGGATCGGCTTTGAGGTCAGCGCACCCGTTTGCGGAGAAGCTTCCCGATGAACCGTTGGATTCCATCCACGTGTGCCAGTTCGTGAGATCAGCGGTCTAGACAGGCGCGCAAGCACAGCGTGTTCTAATTATTGCTTGAAATTAATGTTCTAATTATTGCTTTAAAATTAATATCTTAATTATACCGTTAATATTGCTTTTTGGAGGTTTCcttctaattttaaaaaaaaaaaacagaaacattTGTATTTGAAAATTcagaattatatattttttaatatcaaaattttatttttaaagatgAAGCATATTTTCTCTAAAAACTAAGGCTATGTTTACTTGAGAGAGTGgaaagtaaaattaaggaaaagtttccaTGGTGGAAAAGTTTtcgtcgtttacttcattaaaatttttcgaaggaaaagtaacgcaatccatcagcggataattttggagtcaaaatcgatcacctcaaaatcggacggaaaacAATGGAtagaaaaaaaatgacgcatgtacccttttgcattcacaaaattataccatataccaaaaaaatgacgcatgtagcctttttaactcacaaaattacactatgtacaaaaaaaaatgacgcatgtatcctttattatttacaaaattacatcacAAGTATTCTccttcctctatcaaggtaaacaagtgtgTAAAGAAAAAgatttcttcaccctttcttttctctttctccaatgataactttctatcgttgattcttttcttttcctcatccacactctagAGTAAACATAGCATAAATTCTATAATAAAAATGTAGATTTAGCATCATAATTTACTATGCGAAATTTAAAAGGTTAAATatcctttataataaaattttaatattatttaaattggaTGGTAATTAAATTATTAGCTTATCCTAATTACTGACTCACATGGGTCACGTGACGCACTCTCGCCACGCCGTTCCATTCAAAAATCGACCACGTTCCAAAACCAGGACATGCCAAGGTTAGCTACCCAAAAGCCAACCTGCTATGTTAGTGGATTCCTATCAAGGGCCCCACAATCTAATATATTTGTAGGCAGAGCGGGTGGCAACTACTCCACGATTCCCGTAACGGCTCACTTGTCGAATCGGTTTCGAACAACTCAAACCCGGATCCGATTATCAAACCGTCACCGCAACCGTCGCAACTCCCAACGCTAGCGCCTCTACCATCCGGATCCGAATCAGAATCCGAATCCATTAACAACTACCACGGGCACCAGAACCTTTGTTTTTCTATGCCATTCGAAGAAGACGTATTCACCAGATTGCCATTCTACTCTCACACTTCATTTAGTTCAATGGAGTGGCATTATcgtaaatttttgaagttgaggCCCCAATTTATGTTTCACAAAACTATTTTTTACTGGTTACTACTCGATTTTGAACGTCTTTCTCTCGGTCCAGCCGAATCCATCGCCGTCAGAAAGGCAAAGGAGTGACACTGCTCCATGATTTCAATCTCACTTGAAGGTAGTGATCTACGATCGGATTTGAGTTGTTTCGGGGCGTGAATGCCTGGAATCTGAAGGCGATGGAGTTCGACGATGGCAACGACGCCGGTAACAAGTAGGTTTCTTCCGTCTCTGctttaatcaaattttttttttttcgattaaTTTGCTGGCGGTGCTGTTTGATGTTGCTAAAAGGGAGACGAGGGTGGAAAGGCGATACCTGATCTGTTGCATTGGCGATTTCTTTGAGATTTTTCGGCCAGCTGTTTAGATCTGATCTTGTTTCTTAGTTCCCCCAAAAAATTTTCGCCGTGGTCTTTCTACAAGTTCTTATCTTTTTGTGTTTTTATGCACATCTATGCTTGAATCACTTCCCCCAAAACTTTTTTTTTCCATCTCTTAACTCGGTGACTAATCGCCTTTGCTTGCTATCGAACTAAACATTTTAGTTTATGGTCAATCCACTTCCATGCTCGAATCACTTCCTTAGAACTTGTTTTATCTCTCAATTTGGTGACTGACAGCAGCCTATGGTTGGTATTGAACTAAGAATTTTATTTACTGGTTATGTCGCTTCAATTTGTCGTGTAGTTGATTTTGTTTGATCTGTTCTTTCTGTCGTCTAGTTGCTATGGACCTGGCAGTTCATTCGGTTTAATCTACTGCTTCTCTTAGTAAACAAATTTTTCATTGATAATATTGATTAATATAACTCAGTTTGCCATGGTTATCTGTTCTTGTCATAGTAATCATAATCTCCCTGTTTAGTTGCAGTGGGATATGGGAGTGGCAAGGAGATGAGTATAGTCTGCAGAGAGACACTAGAAACGGTTTGTTGCTTAGGTAATTTGTGAAATAAACTACTGTTTTGTCCGTCTTATGGTCAATGAATTCCACAGAGTTGCCTCACTTGTTCTGGgataaaattaatcaaaatgaAGATGATTTGTTATACATTCTGGATGAGCACACTCCGATAAAAGATTGCGCAGACTTGGGGCACTTACTTTCTGATCTTGGAGGTAACCTTCTCTATGATACTTGGTTTGTTGCTTTGGTGTTGAACTTTGGATGCAAACGGAAATTTGTATTCAGGTGATGCTACCAAGGGGTGGGAAGAGTGTAGAGACTCCATGCAACTCAAAAGAAGGCGCATGCTTCAGTTCACTTCTGATGCTCGTGAATCTCCAAATGATGAAATGGCCTCAGCGTTATTGAAAACGAAGGTCGGTATTAGTTACCCATGCTGATTGATTGACTATCTTCATAGTCGTATTGGATTCTTTCTAACTAAATCTTATGGATTATTAGTCAACGATAATGGAAGATGAGATTGCAGAAAGTTTAGAGTGTACTGCACAGTGGGCTTCAGCCTTCTCTGGTTTGTGTTCCTTTAACATTTTGAATTGTTTTGGTCATTTGCATTTCGGTACTAACATTGTAACTCTTTCAGAAGAGAGGTCTGGTTTGAACTGTGAAGGTTTGGATCAATCATCAGAGGGGTGGCTAGTAGATTGCTTGAATGAAAGCGAGATGCAGTGCAGCCCCGATGAAATGTGTGAAAATTTGGGCTTTTGTGTTTGTGATATATCTGCTACCATCTCTTATTAAATGCATGTCTTAAATTCATAACATGGCTTCTCACAGGAACACTATTGTGGCCTTCAATCAACAAGCTGATATTTCTGGTCTGCTCACAACCTTTACAAGTCTTCGAGATATGTATCTAGTATTTATTAAAATGTTGTTTCTATCATGATTTATCTTTTCTACAATTCTATGAAGTCACTGATTCATTTTTCTCAAAAAAGATGCCTAACTCATGCTTTCTTGCTATCGTTTTATCTGTTTATAGAGTATTATCAAGATTCACCTACAATGGAAACTGATACGATGCCAGAGACCACTGCCCCAATTAATCTGAAGCTTTCTAAGGGTATACTTTACTTGGTGATTCATTCAACTCTCCATTATTATTTGCTTGTTGAAACCTCTATGCAGATACCTATGATTGCTACTGGAATTTTCTTATaatctgtttatttttttatgttctcATTTTTCAGGTAAGAAGTCGTGTATCAGAAGCCCAAGAAAGTTGACAACTTCAGTTGCTTATCCTTTTGCACTTATCAAACCTTGTGGAGTTCACGGCGATCTGACATTGAGCGACATAAATCAACGAATTCACGCTCCACCACCGTCAAAATTGAAGCATGTGAAGGACGAGGATCCTTTTGATTTGTATCCGACATCGGCTTTTTCTGGGAAACCTGTGGTTGTGAAAACAAAAATACGCACTGAAGGTGGACAAGGTAGCATTACGATCACGAGAACCAAAGGTTAGCGGACAAGCAGCTCTGAATGTTGCCTCCATATCACGTCctcatgcatataacttgatgAATTGTCGTGTAAGCTCTAGCCAGGTTTTGTAGAGAATTTAGGTCTTTGAAATGTTTTCTAGGTGCTGTATTTATCACTCGGAAGAATTTGATGAACTTGTTGTCTTTGAGGCTTATGCTTCGTGCTGTCTTACTGTTTTGTTGTGCAGCTATTAATATTGTGCACCTCATTTGTTGCTTATGGTTG from Zingiber officinale cultivar Zhangliang chromosome 4B, Zo_v1.1, whole genome shotgun sequence includes:
- the LOC121977082 gene encoding protein XRI1-like isoform X1, translated to MEFDDGNDAGNNCSGIWEWQGDEYSLQRDTRNELPHLFWDKINQNEDDLLYILDEHTPIKDCADLGHLLSDLGGDATKGWEECRDSMQLKRRRMLQFTSDARESPNDEMASALLKTKSTIMEDEIAESLECTAQWASAFSEERSGLNCEGLDQSSEGWLVDCLNESEMQCSPDEMNTIVAFNQQADISEYYQDSPTMETDTMPETTAPINLKLSKGKKSCIRSPRKLTTSVAYPFALIKPCGVHGDLTLSDINQRIHAPPPSKLKHVKDEDPFDLYPTSAFSGKPVVVKTKIRTEGGQGSITITRTKG
- the LOC121977082 gene encoding protein XRI1-like isoform X2, whose product is MEFDDGNDAGNNGIWEWQGDEYSLQRDTRNELPHLFWDKINQNEDDLLYILDEHTPIKDCADLGHLLSDLGGDATKGWEECRDSMQLKRRRMLQFTSDARESPNDEMASALLKTKSTIMEDEIAESLECTAQWASAFSEERSGLNCEGLDQSSEGWLVDCLNESEMQCSPDEMNTIVAFNQQADISEYYQDSPTMETDTMPETTAPINLKLSKGKKSCIRSPRKLTTSVAYPFALIKPCGVHGDLTLSDINQRIHAPPPSKLKHVKDEDPFDLYPTSAFSGKPVVVKTKIRTEGGQGSITITRTKG